A single region of the Neisseria zoodegmatis genome encodes:
- the rpsD gene encoding 30S ribosomal protein S4 — translation MARYIGPKCKLARREGTDLFLKSARRSLESKCKMDSAPGQHGAKKPRLSDYGLQLREKQKIRRIYGVLERQFRRYFAEAARRKGSTGELLLQLLESRLDNVVYRMGFGSTRAEARQLVSHKAIVVNGQVVNIPSYQVKAGDVVSIREKAKKQVRIQEALGLATQIGLPSWVSVDVNKMEGIFKNMPDRSELTGDINEQLVVEFYSK, via the coding sequence ATGGCACGTTATATTGGCCCTAAATGTAAATTGGCGCGCAGAGAAGGCACAGATTTATTCTTGAAAAGCGCAAGACGTTCTTTAGAATCTAAATGTAAAATGGATTCTGCTCCTGGTCAGCATGGTGCAAAGAAGCCTCGCTTGTCAGATTACGGTTTGCAATTGCGTGAAAAGCAAAAAATCCGTCGAATCTATGGTGTATTGGAGCGTCAATTCCGTCGTTATTTTGCGGAAGCTGCACGACGCAAAGGTTCTACAGGTGAATTGCTTCTGCAACTTTTAGAGTCTCGTTTGGATAATGTTGTATATAGAATGGGTTTTGGCTCTACTCGCGCAGAAGCCCGCCAACTCGTTTCTCACAAAGCAATCGTAGTGAATGGTCAAGTTGTTAACATTCCGTCTTATCAAGTTAAGGCTGGTGATGTTGTCAGCATCCGTGAAAAAGCCAAAAAGCAAGTCCGTATCCAAGAAGCTTTGGGCTTAGCCACTCAAATTGGCTTGCCAAGTTGGGTTTCGGTTGATGTGAATAAAATGGAAGGCATATTTAAAAATATGCCTGATCGCTCAGAATTGACTGGCGATATTAATGAACAGCTGGTGGTAGAATTCTATTCTAAATAA